A single region of the Podospora pseudopauciseta strain CBS 411.78 chromosome 1, whole genome shotgun sequence genome encodes:
- a CDS encoding hypothetical protein (COG:A; EggNog:ENOG503NZ5R) yields MATGVDAKLLKSTKFPPEFNQKVDMTKVNLQVMKKWIAGRITEILANEDDVVIELVFNLIESSRHPDIKALQIQLTGFLDKDTPGFCKEMWGLLLSAQDSPQGVPKELLEAKKLELLQEKREQEEARQKREDSENQRRDSFQRGFGGRGDRAERGRGAGGPRGGGRLGGDSWRGPGGRDDNRDRPFGRGRGGDERRSRSPPRYRDRGGRGGPRGGLRDSYVPGGRGSSPLRRGGRGMGDRRDDRRRRSRSRSRSPSVRSASSRSRSRSRSLSRSPSVDGKRRSYSRSASPPRRRRRSRSPLPYRDTVKRRRSPARDADRRSRSRSVASDRGSPSPKRRRYSPSSSRSRSRSRSRSRSRSRTRNRSRSLTRSPSKIRNRRYSRSPSYSSGSSRYSRSLSRSRSRSRSRSPPPRRSRGGSRSVSPDIKRHRSRSRSRSTGRSISPASSYGRRRSRSRSPRRRSRDRKRSRSGSRDKRGGRSRASSASSQLSKRDRSADGSGAEDRPPKAHHDDAAVSSQDQESKIDTEQREKELKEKIKQMRSSRSSDVVEANGA; encoded by the exons atggcGACAGGCGTCGATGCAAAGCTCCTCAAGAGCACAAAATTCCCACCGGAATTCAACCAAAAGGTCGACATGACCAAGGTCAACCTCCAGGTTATGAAAAa ATGGATCGCAGGTCGCATAACCGAAATCCTTGCCAACGAAGACGATGTTGTCATTGAACTCGTGTTCAACCTTATCGAATCCAGCCGCCACCCCGATATCAAAGCTCTACAGATTCAGCTCACTGGCTTTCTCGACAAGGACACGCCCGGGTTTTGCAAGGAGATGtgggggctgctgctgagtgCGCAGGATTCTCCCCAGGGCGTGCCGAAGGAGTTGctggaggccaagaagctggagctCTTGCAGGAAAagagggagcaggaggaggcgaggcaGAAGAGAGAGGATAGTGAGAATCAGAGGAGGGATAGCTTTCagagggggtttggtgggaggggtgatAGAGctgagagagggagaggtgctGGGGGGccgaggggagggggtagaTTGGGAGGTGATTCTTGGAGAGGTCCAGGTGGGAGGGACGACAACAGAGATCGGCCCTTTGGGAGGGGCAGAGGAGGTGATGAGAGACGGTCGAGGTCGCCGCCGAGATATCGTGACCgtgggggaagaggaggaccgAGGGGTGGCTTGAGGGATTCATATGTCCCAGGCGGACGGGGTAGTTCACCGCTCCGTCGTGGcggaagggggatgggagaTAGGCGGGATGATAGGCGGAGAAGGTCCAGGTCGCGCTCACGGTCGCCTTCTGTGCGCTCGGCTTCGTCCCGGTCTCGGTCTAGATCTCGATCTCTCTCTCGCAGCCCTAGtgtggatgggaagagaCGGTCCTATTCGCGATCGGCTAGTCCCCCTCGTCGACGCCGTCGTTCTCGCTCACCACTTCCCTACAGGGATACAGTCAAAAGACGCCGCTCCCCTGCCCGGGATGCCGACCGCCGTAGCCGGTCCCGATCAGTAGCATCCGACCGGGGCTCACCTTCACCAAAGCGTCGCCGTTATTCTCCATCTAGCAGCcggagcagaagcagaagcagaagcagaagcaggagcaggagccgCACCCGCAACCGCTCTCGCAGTCTAACACGCAGTCCATCCAAGATCCGAAATCGGCGGTACAGTCGATCTCCTTCCTATTCTTCCGGATCCTCTCGCTACTCCCGATCTCTTAgtcgaagccgaagccgaagccgaagccgaagccctccccccagaCGGTCAAGAGGTGGAAGCAGGAGTGTCTCCCCCGACATCAAGCGACATCGGAGTAGGAGCCGCTCTCGCAGTACGGGCCGTAGCATTAGTCCTGCTAGCTCCTACGGACGACGCCGATCCCGTTCCCGCTCTCCACGTCGTCGATCTCGTGATAGAAAACGTAGCCGCAGTGGTTCGAGGGAtaaaagaggaggacgaagcaGGGCCTCTTCTGCATCTTCACAACTTTCCAAACGGGACAGATCGGCTGATGGTTCAGGAGCTGAAGACAGACCCCCCAAAGCCCACCATGACGATGCGGCGGTGTCAAGCCAAGATCAG GAGTCCAAAATCGACACTGAGCAGCGggagaaggagctcaaggagaagatcaagcagATGAGATCCTCAAGAAGTAGTGACGTGGTTGAGGCTAACGGTGCTTGA
- the EAF6 gene encoding chromatin modification-related protein eaf6 (EggNog:ENOG503Q3I8; BUSCO:EOG092658WS; COG:K) — translation MVTENTTASNGGEGGGAATTKPVGNNATAGGHQNTPVKNESSAANGGGQQSQQSQQAQQQQQQQQQQQQQQQQQQQQQQQQQQQQQQQQAAAAAAAGIPYYEKQRAQLKELLAKRRALDKRLAAQEEHIFQKETEYLESTPHGNIIIGFDSYAKGGGGAGQGPGAPSSSAARRKGGGGGGGGMQGGVLNDANRVFSRSSISYNLAAQAQLAQQQAAEGVTPGSTPGPTPISGSFAGGDSSKVGTPTSAGGGNGGGSKAGKKGSSKRPVGRGAAGEGDGDSETDSRDAKKIRTGFGAGRK, via the exons ATGGTAACGGAGAATACAACAGCTTCGaatggaggagagggaggcggagcTGCTACAACAAAACCTGTGGGGAATAACGCGACCGCGGGGGGGCATCAGAACACACCTGTTAAGAACGAGTCGTCTGCCGCAAATGGAGGAGGGCAGCAGTCGCAACAGTCACAGCaagcgcagcagcagcagcagcaacaacaacaacaacaacaacaacaacaacaacaacaacaacaacagcagcagcagcagcagcagcagcagcagcagcaggcggcgGCTGCAGCGGCGGCTGGAATCCCCTATTACGAGAAACAACGAGCGCAGCTTAAGGAGTtgttggcgaagaggagggcgcTGGATAAGAGACTT GCCGCTCAAGAAGAACACATTTTCCAAAAGGAAACGGAGTACCTCGAATCAACGCCGCACGGAAACATCATCATTGGGTTCGACAGCTATGCCaagggaggaggcggcgctgGGCAGGGACCAGGCGCTCCTTCGTCTTCTGCTGCGAGGAGaaagggcggtggtggaggtggtggtgggatgcaagggggggtgttgaatGATGCCAACAGGGTCTTTTCTCGTAGTTCGATTTCGTACAATCTGGCGGCACAGGCTCAGTTGGCTCAACAGCAGGCTGCCGAGGGTGTCACACCGGGTAGCACGCCAGGGCCTACGCCGATCAGTGGGAGTTTTGCTGGAGGAGACAGTTCAAAGGTTGGGACACCTACTAGTGCtgggggtgggaatgggggggggagtaaggcggggaagaaggggagcaGTAAAAGGCCAGTAGGAAGAGGGGCGGCGGGTGAAGGGGACGGAGATAGTGAGACTGATTCCCGTGATGCTAAGAAAATTAGGACTGGCTttggggcggggaggaagtGA